GCTACGGGTGACCCACCGCGAAGGTTTCCCAGCCTCGCCGCCGCGCTTCCTCCAGCAGCAGCTTCACGCCGACGACCGTCGCGGGCCGTTCGTAGCCGAAGCTCGATCCGGTGCCGGAGTCGTGCAGGTCGAGAACCGCATCCATGCCGGCGCCGGCGCACTGCTCGACGTGCGCCGCCATCCGCTGGGCGAGCAACGGTCCGTCGGCTGGGCCCAGCGTCCAGTCGTCGAAGTCGCTCGTCCAGTGCTGGTGCGTCATCCCCATCGAGGCGATCACCGAGAGCCGGGGGTCCATCTGGTCGCCGGCGCTTCCCAGCGGAAAGCCGCCCGCGACGCGCTGAATTCCGTAGGGCAGCCGGAACGGAATGGGGCCGGAGCGCAGCAGGCGCAGCACGGCCTCGCCGCGGCGGACGTCCGCCGCGAACTCGCGCCATCGATCCGGCCGCAGATGCGAATAGGTGTGGTTTCCCAGCACCTGTCCTTCGCTCCGGGCGCGCTGCGCGATCGCCCGTGCTCGCCCCGGATCGCCACACCACGGCGCTTCCTCGACGTTGCGGCCGAGCAGGAAGAACGTGGCTGGGACGCCGAAGGCGAGGAGCACGTCGAGCAACGCTTCGGTGGACGGCCCGGGACCGTCGTCGAACGTCAGCGCGAACACGGCTCCACTATACTGCCGCCGTGCCGAAGCTCCGCCTCGTCCAGCTCCCGGTGCCTCCGCCGGCTGCGCTGGCAGCCACCGGCAACGTTCCTCTCGCCGCGGGATGCCTCGGCGTCGCCGCCCGTGTCCACGGGCTGGACAGGCGTCTCGAGATCGAGGTCCTCGAGCCGGCGGCGACCGACGTGCTCGGAGATACGCTCCTTGCCGACCGGATCGCGCGCGAAGAGCCGGAGTTCGTCGGGTTCTCGCTCTACCTGTGGAACAGCGAGCGCAGCCTGCATCTCGCCCGCGAGGTGAAACGACGGTCGCCGCGGACGAAGATTCTCATCGGTGGTCCGGAGGTCGGTCCCGACAACGCCTTCATCCTCCAGCAGCCCGGCGCGGACATCGCGGTCACCGGCGAGGCGGAGGATACCTTCGCGCGCGTCATGTCGGCGTTGCTGGACGGCAACAACCCTGCCGGACTTCCCGGCGTCGCCGTCCGGGGACCGCTGGGATTCACCGCGTTCGCGCCGCAAGCGGCGGCGAGCTTCCCGCTGGCCGACTACCCGTCGCCCTACCTCGCGCATCTGGTGCCGGTGGAACCGCATCGCTCGACGTACGTAGAGACCGTGCGGGGTTGCCGGTCGCATTGCACGTTCTGCTTCTATCCCCGCTCCTCGAGCGTGCTCCGCGTGCTGGATGTCGACGCGAGCGCCGCGCTGATCGGCGCGCTGCGCGACCGCGGGGCCCGCGAGGTGGTCTTCCTCGATCCGACCTTCAACCACCGTCCCGGCTTCGAGCCCCTCCTCGACGCGCTGGCTCGCGAGAACCCGTCGCGCGCGCTGACGTTCTTTGCCGAAGTCCGGGCGGAGGGGCTCACGGCGCAGCAGGCGAGAAAGCTCAAGCAGGCGGGATTCGATCGGCTGGAGATCGGGCTGCAGTCCGTCAACCGCGAAACGCTCAAGCGCGTGCGCCGCGGCGGATCGCCTTCGAGCGTCGCCGAGGCAGCGAGGATGCTGCACGCCGAGGGAATCGAGCTGCTCGTCGATCTGATCGTCGGGCTTCCCGGCGACACGCCCGAGGACGTGCTGCGCGGAATCGACTTTCTCGAGGAGCATGGCCTCGCCAGCGAGGCGCAGGTGTTTCCGCTGTCGCTGCTTCCCGGCACCGCGATGCGCGCCAGCGCCGTCGACGACGGGGTCGTCTTCGACTCCGCGCCGCCCTACCGCGTCCACCGGACGGCAACGTTCAGCGAGGACGAGCTGGTCGAGACGGTTCTCGCAGCCGAAGAGCGCCTGGGGCGCCGCCTGGACGAATGGCCCCGGCCGCATCTGGTGGATCCGGGCATCGACGGATTCGCGGCCCAGGCGGAGGGCGCGCAGCACGTGGCCCTCTGGTTCGACGCAAGCGATCTGTTCGCGCGCCGCAGCGACATCCTCCGCGCCATCGATGCGCGGCTGCGGCTCGATCCCTACGCGACGCTGGACATCGTCCTCCGGCCCCTGGCGCCGTTCCCGCTCGATCTCGTCGACGCGATCCGCCGGCGCCTGGACGACGCGCCCGCGAGCTACGCATCGCGGGCGCTGGAGCATCGCGGAGAAAACCTGCAGCGCCGCATCGTGGTCGTCGTGCGCGAGCCACATTACCCGCAGGACTGGATCGATGCCCTTCACCGGCGCGCGCAGGTCTTCCGCGACCAACCCGTGCACGAGGCGCTGCGCGAGGCGGAGAGGCTCGGATCCGATCTGCCTGGCGCGCGAGTGACCGGACCGGTGTCCGACGCTGCGCTCGCGGAGCTCGCGCGGCGCGCGGACGGGGACTTCGTCGCCTTTGCCGATCCGTCGCTCGAGCTTGCATGGACGCAGCGCGTGCTCGGATTCGGCGACGCGCGCTAGCCGCTGTGCGGCTACGGTTTGTGCTGTGCAGGCTATTCGGACTGAAGCACGGTCGACAGCCTCTCGCGGTCAACCGGCGAGATGGTGACGAACTTCACGCCGACGTCGTACCGGGCGGGCGATCCTTCGGGGAGCGCTTCGACCCAGACGACCTCGACGGTGCACATGACCTCGGACTGGTCCGGCAGGAAGAGCTCCAGCTCGAGGCGGTCGCCGGACATGGGCGGGTCGTCTGCATAGACGCGCAGGCCGCCGAGGCTGACGTCGACGGCCTTGCGCCTGCTGAACAGCGGCTGCCCGACCGGCCGACAGAACACAGGTGCATTGACCCGGTGGAACTTGCGGCGATCGTCCATCGCCGCAGCGTACCGGGCGGTCCGGCGACCGTCGACTTTCGTGCTCAGGATCCGCTGCCGTTTTCGGGCTCGTCCCAGTCTGGAATCTTCTGGTCGTCGTCGGCGGGCGGAACCGTCGCCTTCGGTGGGTCTGCGGGCTTCGCCGCCGGCTGCATCTCGGCCCGCTGCGCGGCAGTCAGCTGCGCATGGGCCGCCTGCTCCGGCTCGGACCGGAGCACCAGAGTGCCCGCGATCAGGGCGGCGAGGCTCAAGCTGACGAACAGCGTCTTTCCCAGGGTCGTCATGGTCTGTCTCCTTCGTTGCGAGGGTTCGTTTCACCTCCCGTGCCATCGCGTTTCCCTCGGGGAGCCTCCGTCCGACGGACACGATTCGTAGATTCGTAGCCTCGAGCGGCAGGGCATCCAGGCAGACGCCCGGCCTTGATTTCGCAGGTGCGGCTCGCCCACAGTGTGCTCCCACGGAGGCACCATGGGCCGTTATCAGGAGGTCTTCCGCCGGTCCTTGCAGGAACCGGAGGCATTCTGGGGCGAGGCCGCGCGCGCTCTCCGCTGGCGCAAGCCGTGGGAACGCGTGCTGGATCGCAAGGACCCGAAACGCCCGAACTGGTTCCAGGGCGGGGAGCTGAACACGTGCGAGAACGCGCTCGACGTCCACGTCGAGTCGGGCCGCGCCGATCAGCTCGCGCTCGTCTGGGACAGCGCAGTCGCAAACCAGACGCTGAAGTACACGTACCGTGAGCTGCTCCAGGAGACCGCGCGCTTCGCCGGAGCGTTGCGCCGCCTCGGCGTAGGGAAGGGCGATCGCGTCGTCATCTACATGCCGATGGTCCCCCAGGCGGTGATCGCGATGCTCGCCTGCGCGCGACTCGGCGCAGTCCACTCCGTGGTCTTCGGCGGATTCGCCGCGCACGAGCTCGCCGCGCGAATCGAGCACGCGCGTCCGAAGGCGATCGTGTGCGGCTCGTGCGGTCTCGAGCCGGGCCGGACGGTGCCTTACAAGCCGATGGTCGACAAGGCGATTTCCATCTCGAAGCACAAGCCGGAGAAGGTGATCGTTCTGCAGAGACCTCAGCTCGAGGTGGAGCTGCAGAAGGGACGCGACGTCGAGTGGAACGACGCCGTCGCGGGCGTGGAACCGGCGGCCTGCGTGTCGGTCTCCGCGACCGACCCGCTGTACGTGCTCTACACCAGCGGCACCACCGGTCGCCCGAAGGGA
This region of Deltaproteobacteria bacterium genomic DNA includes:
- a CDS encoding polysaccharide deacetylase family protein gives rise to the protein MPRREERCRWLPAQPAEAPGAGRGGASARRQYSGAVFALTFDDGPGPSTEALLDVLLAFGVPATFFLLGRNVEEAPWCGDPGRARAIAQRARSEGQVLGNHTYSHLRPDRWREFAADVRRGEAVLRLLRSGPIPFRLPYGIQRVAGGFPLGSAGDQMDPRLSVIASMGMTHQHWTSDFDDWTLGPADGPLLAQRMAAHVEQCAGAGMDAVLDLHDSGTGSSFGYERPATVVGVKLLLEEARRRGWETFAVGHP
- a CDS encoding radical SAM protein, yielding MPKLRLVQLPVPPPAALAATGNVPLAAGCLGVAARVHGLDRRLEIEVLEPAATDVLGDTLLADRIAREEPEFVGFSLYLWNSERSLHLAREVKRRSPRTKILIGGPEVGPDNAFILQQPGADIAVTGEAEDTFARVMSALLDGNNPAGLPGVAVRGPLGFTAFAPQAAASFPLADYPSPYLAHLVPVEPHRSTYVETVRGCRSHCTFCFYPRSSSVLRVLDVDASAALIGALRDRGAREVVFLDPTFNHRPGFEPLLDALARENPSRALTFFAEVRAEGLTAQQARKLKQAGFDRLEIGLQSVNRETLKRVRRGGSPSSVAEAARMLHAEGIELLVDLIVGLPGDTPEDVLRGIDFLEEHGLASEAQVFPLSLLPGTAMRASAVDDGVVFDSAPPYRVHRTATFSEDELVETVLAAEERLGRRLDEWPRPHLVDPGIDGFAAQAEGAQHVALWFDASDLFARRSDILRAIDARLRLDPYATLDIVLRPLAPFPLDLVDAIRRRLDDAPASYASRALEHRGENLQRRIVVVVREPHYPQDWIDALHRRAQVFRDQPVHEALREAERLGSDLPGARVTGPVSDAALAELARRADGDFVAFADPSLELAWTQRVLGFGDAR